The following nucleotide sequence is from Pseudoliparis swirei isolate HS2019 ecotype Mariana Trench chromosome 7, NWPU_hadal_v1, whole genome shotgun sequence.
agacggcatagatcctatctgcctgatggatcatcgaggtctggatcgtggaatatgcctactaccaactattcatacactctgtcatattcattgtgttattactgtgttttaatttgtgtgtaatgattccttctgtacacattacatctattgcacctgtccatcctggagagggatcctcctctgttgctcttctgaaggtttcttcccttttttccccgtaaagggttgtttgggagtttttcctgatccgatgtgaggttttgggacagggatgtctatgtgtacagattgtaaagcactctgagacaaatttgtaatttgtgaaaatgggctatacaaataaactgaattgaattcaattgACTTGAATAAGTGATTATATTTACAATCTGTTGATGTCCAAGTCTTTCATAATGTTTCAAAGACGGTGTGTATCTCCTTGTGACCAGAAAAGTGGGCGTATGCTTTAGGCATGCTACTCTACCTCACGCTTGGAAGAGTTGGCTAGTTGTTGTGTGTACAATGCTCAGAGCTGGCTGTGACCAATGAAGAGGCTGAGTGATGCAAACTGCGGTTAAATTCCTGATTGAGACACCCCAATGTGCTGTATGTCCAAAAGATGCTCTTAAAAACCTGATAAATTCAAACATATTCGGAAACTGGAAAATGCTACGATCATAATGAGGCCTAATGCAGAATGCATtcaaacaaaatatgtttttttaatgaccaGTATCAAATAATAGTGTATAATTACTGatttttgtgtaaatgtaaaACAGAATCATTATAACAGAACatgtacttttttttaagaATCTTAATCTACTTTAGCATTTACACAAGACACAACTGAAGTTTCTATTTTCTGTCTATAAACTAATCAACTTATTTTCTGCTCAAGACAAATAAAATACTCTTGTTGGATTTGGCTCCAGACTGTTTTGTCTGCACTGAGACCGCTCAGCAGGAAGGGGAGACTGTACGATCCTGACATTCAGTAAGCCCACGTTTCAATGAAAACCAtattttattgtcatattacatatagttacatacatatatgaaatgtattctcttcatttaacccatccttagttattaaggagcagtgggcgccTGGGGagaaactgggggttcagtgtcttgctcaaggacacttcgacatcgGTACCTTGCGCTTTCGGGACAACCActctccccactgagctactGCCGACCCCACGCATTTTGTCCAAATGTTTAAATTCTGTTAGGCTCAAATTTATTTCACAGCGTGGAATTTGTGTTAAGGTGGAATGGAGTTCATCAGGAACCTGTGCAGTGTTAGTGCTTCAGCTAATTATAGATGCTCGCTAACACATGGCGAACGTGaggatacaaataaaatgtattattattataatgttcaTGTTCATATGTTTTCAATGACCTTAAACTAAGAATTGTTGTGTTTATGTTACCTAAAAATGGTCTGTCATGTAGTACCACCATCTTTCTACAGTAGTCCAGAAGAGACAATCCAAACAGAGCttgaaggccaccgtagttaTCCGCCACGCTTTGGAAAGGAGTCCTGTTGCTCCTCACTTTAAAGAAAGCAGTCATTTTGTTTCCCAACTTAGGCGTATTGGTGTAGAAAAGTGATCCCTCACTTAGTCGTGGTAATCTGGAAAGACTGCTATGTCACCGTGAAGCTAAATGGATTTTCACATTAAATGTCATGACTCGAGGTAATTTAAACGAGGTATGTCTCATGTAACAACTTGTTGAACATTTACAATTTTCTTATATACCACAAATTCATAATATTTTAATTCTAGTGTACCACAGGAATGTCTGGCCATTATGTAGTGGTAAGACATTGTTTTGGAAATGCCCACAGGGCTCATACTAATGCGTTGTATAATCTGGACATAGTTTGTTTAATGTATGTGCCAATTTGCTTTTGGTTGACTCATAGGATGTCATGTTGCTTTTTTCAGTGAGCCAGGTTTAAAGACGCCTCTCACTACTCCAGACTGCAATTATTTAGGAAGATCTGTCAATTGCCACGATGTAAACCGTGACTTTTTCAGTCATGTAAAATTCTGCGGTGCCCGTTAACACCTACCCCTGGCCCTGAAAAGGCCCAGGACCACACCTAGAAATCACGAGCGGAGGTAACAACTGCACCACCATAGCAATTTGACATGGTAGAACTGCAGGTATCAAagctttgacttttttttttgtgtccaCTCTCATTGACAACGCTGGATAAAGGCATAAAGTGCCTCTTACCTTCTCATAGTGAGTCTCCATACAGAGGAAGATGATGTACGCTGTGAGGCAGGCCAGACAGCCTTCAATGTATGACTGGCTTCCCAGCTTCTCCGCTTCGGCGTATAGATTATTCAGTGTCTGCACCGTCTCCTCAAACTGCTGCTTGTCGATctgaaatatatgaaacataAATATGGATCAAAGAGATGAAAACCTTTGGACACAGAGCCAAATGTAGATCTGGACTGGAAGTGTTTGAGAGCTTTCTGTCTCCGTTGGGATATTCGAGAGGAAACTTAGCACCAGATTGTTTTCCCCCATTTGTTCCATCTTTAGATAAATGAGGTGTATTTTATGTTCTGGTCATACATCATGGGATTGCTggaaacaccaactgaaattaCTGGGATTCCTTGGCAATATGCTGTGTGAATGATTTCACTTAATAAACTGACGGGGCAAACATACTGTaaacaggatacacacacagggacaatccaGGAAAGGATGTTGGAGATTTTTCCTTGGCTCTGACCCACCGTGACTACGATAAAGACATATCTCTGATGCTCTGCAGACTGCAGAACGCTTCCAACTGTAACCATCACTGGCTGATAAATCAAATCAGTTTTCCTCACAAATTCCTCAAGTCAAGGCTCGCTGCGGGGACGATCGATGGAGGGTGAAGAAGTTCTGGACTCTTCTGGTGTTTTCACTGGGTTGTTGAAAGGAGTTCCACGCTGGTGTCCAGAATGGATCTGGTGATGATACTCAGGGGAAAAAGAAGGAGCCTCCAGATCAGAAGTGGAGCCTGTGAGGGCCTCCTGAGGCTCTCTAAGCCCTCCAATGTTCTGCTCCCTTGTGCCCGAGGAATGCAACAACAAGCTCCAACACATCAGTGATCTAAGGCGTGTTTGATTGCCGCCATTGAGAGCCTTTGTTTTCCTTCTAATTTTCCTAATTCAAAAGGCGTTGATTCAAACTACATTCTGCCGTGTGAACGTTTTCAATGAGTGTGCGCAGGGAGGCAATTAGCTAGTCCGTCCAATCATTGTCAAGAGTCCAACGACAGccagttttctttttcctgaaaataattgttctaaagtttttaaaatatctTACCTACACAAGGGTTTAATTGTAACCATCACTGAATATGAATGATGATGTGAAACGAGGAAATAAATATTAGACAGAAGGTTAGTGTAGACTGTTAGTCAGAAATTAACGAAACTCTATCGAATGCTTTGGCAATCTAGCTGCCAAATTACATTAAGAACACCGAGTGCTTTCCAAGTTCCTTGGTGCAATTCTccaaaagcatttaaaaaaggaacaaacTGCCAAAAATAATAAAGTCCACAGCCTGTGATAATTATGTGCAAGAATAATGATATTACAACGTGCAACTCAAAAGCTGAACTGCATGGTAAAACCAAGAAATGTTGGCTAAAAGGAACTGTGGAGACATAAATGAAAAATTGAAGCCACTGAACAGCTTGGCATAATACTGCATATTTCTTGAACTAGGATTACAATATAACCATCACAAATATACATGGGAAGACAGTTTGATAGGATACTTGAGCCTTTACCCTCCCAAAGGGGGAACATTCTTCATTTGTCCAGCAGTTCAGTGCGTCTGTGTGAACTGAATCCTACCAGAAAACATTGGAGACCACCCAATCAAGAGGGAAGTGCCAATAAACCCCCAGTGAGCGGTTAAGGGGTTCTGAGGCTGCTCTTTTCATGTGGTTATGCATTTAAAAGCCAAAGTCTTCTGTCCTTCAAACTCTGAACAGTTTTTTGGCTGGCACCTTTTTTAATGTGGCATTAGAAGCTGTCGAGTCTCAGCGACCTGCTCTCCCGAATCTGCATCATTGCCGGTGCCTGCTCTTAAAATAGTGACACCCACAAAGCATGGTAAACCAGACCAGGGGTCCGCGTTTCAAGGTGGGCCCGGCGGAATCGGTggaggcagaggatcgtcggtctgGGAGCCTGGAGAGGGAGCGCAGCGAACACAAAGTCCATGGCAAGGTGACCCACCTTCACCCCAAGCCTTTAGAAGCCAACAGAGGGCCAGCCAGCACCATGGAGACATACTTTGGATCCTCCCACACCGAATGACCGTCTACGATCCACTGAGTTGAATCCCACAGACACAACCACCCGTTAAGAAGTGTAGAAATATTTTCGGTTCATTACCACATTAGTCGCAGTCTAGGTAATTAATGGTAAACACTAGATAGTTTGCTATGATAAACACTTCATGTCAGCAGTGtctctattttatatatatatacacacacacacagttagtaAAGTTATGCCAGAAAGCGACATGGGTTTCCTCCCACAGGTCTGTGCAGTGTGCAGATTGTACACTGTAGCTACTCGCTGCGTAGCTGACACGAATGTTAGGTATCTGCACAAATTAATTAGTGTGCAGGATTTTCGGTGCTAAAGCTGATTATTAAACTAGTCTATGAACCCTtattttctgaaaatgtatggAAATGCTGCGAGCACCTGTTTGATGAATGTATGTGGGGCAGTTAgtttgagtgagtgagtgagtgagtgagtgagtgtgtgtgtgtgtgtgtgtgtgtgtatgtaaggcACATCGCTGTCCTAGTCTATAGAGCGGATGGATTTAGTGGGACATTTGAAAAATATTCTTTGTATCCATGCGCAATATAATCTTCATCACGAGGAATCTCATCATGGACTATTATAGATATAAACAAAGCTATCCCTCTGTCCCACCACACATACTTGcagttacattatattatatagccTGTATTgcagaaaaaaggggaaacacgAAAGTTTtaacatacttttttttattagttAATAGTCTCTCTAGTACCGGATTTTGGGAGGTGCTGTAGCGCCCTCAACACAACTGTTTCCCACGCCCTGCTATATGCATAAAtcataacaataaatacatactACTAATATATTGTCATGGAAATTGACTGTTTGAACTGTATTTTCGTCAGCTCCACGCctacttgatgcttttattttgtggcCAATTTCTGTAGCACCAGTGCTATGTACAAACAAGTTAACATACAGGTCTGTTTATTATTCTTTCTTCATTATCTTTCACATGGCGACacataattaaatacatttaaaaatatgtattcaaatTGTGGATGATCCCCAAGACTTTTATTTGTTGGAGTGCTATCCAGAGTGGCCCTTAAACCAGCTTATGGATGTAATGGACATGAAGTTGCCATAAATCAGTGCAATACTGTGAATGAACAAGTCATTCTGAAGGACAGTGAGGAGGTGCGTCCTACCCGGGACTCCAGCTCAAAGGGGAACTTGGTTTGGAACTGGCACACAGTGCCGTTGGTATAATCCCTCTGGATGAAGACTTTGGCAGCGATGGCTGCCTGTTGTCTCATGTCATGCAAGCTGTGGGTCTGTGAGAAAAAAGGGGATGATTAACACATGATCATACATTGATACTGTTCTGTCTATtcatcatgttacatgttatatGTTACCATATAAAGACTGAGAGTTAAAAAGGCATATGAACAACTTATTTACAATATTCAACACTTATTGTTGCATGTTCATTATTTCTCGATTTTATAATTGAAAAACTGATAAGTCAGACTTATAGCTGCATATGTGCTATGATAGAAAGGTTTGTTATCATCACTACAATATATTGGCTTGCAAATGTAAAAGAATAGTATATTGCATGTTGCACATACTCGTTATTAATTTAATGAAGACATGGTGGTAAGTGTACCACAAAAGGGGAAATTCACAAAACTCTTAAGTTAGTAAGGTATTCTTTTTTCACAGAAGACATGGATGTGATCAAAgcagtaaataatacaaattaatagtGGCTGAATTCCATTTAACTGCTACACTTTCAAAGTCCTGGTATCGTACATACTAGTTCACTGCCACACTGGGGCACTTGACCAGAACAGATCCACCGTTCTCACTCTGGCCTGTAATTAAACGACTAGTAGGTTTATATGAGTGTCTATACATTTTCTGGCATCAATTAGGCTAACTGATCTATCGACTGCACCAGACCACCAGCAGCAGTTAGTTGGTAGAGTACATACTAGCTCACTGCCACTGCCTTACTGGGACACTTGGCCAGAACAGAGCCACCGTTAGTCACGCCTTTGCTTTTCTCACTCTGGCCTGTAATTAAACGACTAGTACATTTATGAGTTTATATTCAATTTCTGGCATCAATTAGGCTAATTGATTCATCGACGCACCAGTACACCAGCAGCAGTTAGTTGGTCTCCACACAGCGTCGGCGTTTCGACGAATAAATAACTATCACCCATCACCAACTATCCTCACTAGCGTTACCATCCCGACAGGAGGCACAGTTTCGATAACGTTCGTCACCCAAAGCCTTATTCATCCCCCTCTCACTGTGGTCCAGTTGTGTAGCCAGATGTGTCATTAGCACGCTGCCAATTCAGTCACCGGTGTGcggtattaactggtttttgaattaactggttttggtacgcgtgcatgaggcagatgtgccgtaggagtggcctcgagttgcctctcaggacccgtctcgactaactaggaaatgcacatttccatcgcttagcctctctgtcacgttctttttatgtaacgctaatgttttaaagactaaacacggattactttgctgtaaaatgtgatacctgttcgggaggctgtagttgagacgccgaggacacggagcgaggacaaagtagtgaacaagtgatatgttagtcatgaaggtggacaacgtttcgttaatgccgtcgaaatcctaaatgaaggctggagcaagctgctcccccgtcatgtgtcaaaagacacgctcactcctgtgtgtagttatgtgtgtccttatcgtaacaaaacaacaggtaacagtcatgtttaatctggacagtgagtgctgcacagggtagagtatagttacgaggatatatgttgatccgtagtctcgaatataaaacataagagatgtgaagacagcacaaagtcttgttgtggtatcacaacttaatctgagtcgatcacagtttcccagctgacagcggtgggcgagctgggtgtaaacaacggctacatgcttcattacacactgtatgaagagtaaactggtctcacatcgacttgacgtcagataacgacgtataacataaatatcagactgacaacaagagcattttgtcaagtatttattgaagttagtcgtatattgaacaggcaccagcagagtcacctactttgtcctcgctccgtgtcctcggcgtctcaactacagcctcccgaacaggtatcacattttacagcaaagtcatccgtgtttagtctttaaaacattagcgttacataaaaagaacgtgacagagaggctaagcgatggaaatgtgcatttcctagttagtcgagacgggtcctgagaggcaactcgaggccactcctacgtcacatctgcctcatgcacgcgtaccaaaaccagttaattcaaaaaccagttaataccgCACACCGTGCCTTTTCAAATCCAGCAAAGAAGCTTAAGCGGATATGAAAAACGCTCCTCGTTCAAATGAAAAACAGCTTGCCGACGACGTCACATGTAAGACTGTCAGAAAACCTCGAACTTATTAAAGATGACACGACTGCTAACAGTCGTAATCACAACATTATGATTACGTTAACCTGTCACGTGACCGAGTGACGAGAGCTACACCGGGCTTTTACCCTTCTGATTTCTAATCCTTCACACTCCCAGAAAACAGGAAGAGAATGATACGTAAGGGAAACAAATGTTCATACCACACTGACGGAGGAAACAATAGGGATTATCAACGTTAGTCTACCTCTGCCATGTTGAACAcgatttctgtttattttccgCTCGAAGCTATTTTTGTGTGCTACGAAGTAACCCTTCCGGGAGGAACATTGTTGTGATAACAAGGGTTCCGGTCTTGGAGGACCGTTCACAAAATTTAAACCAACGAGTTTTTAAATGATTGTAGCAAAAGAAACAATGTAACGAGTGATGGAAATTAACTCTACATTGACTCAAGTACCAAAGCAATTCTGATGTATATTATTTGAGTGTGCTACTTTCTAACTCCACATTTAGCCCCACTATATGAATGCTATAAATGATACCTTAACGCTATAATTACTCGTagattaaaatgtaaacaatataatataatgcacTGCCCAAAATCATATACAAattatacattataaatatgttaATCATTCGgatatttctgtatatatatatatatatatatatatatccctacAGTTATGATTTAGCTTTTTTGTGGATGGAAGTTGAAGTCATTGAAAACGAATGAACACCAACATTGAACATCTTTTTTAAATAGTTACATTGGCCAAAGTATTGCATTAAAATACTGTTTCTTTCAATAAGACAAGAAGATTAGATACGACACAgaagtttttgtttgtgtgtatgaaaAACACACTGAACTGATTTTGGATTTCTATTTCAACGACAGCATTCGGCCTTAATATCTAAGAGATGCCATGTTTCTGGCCTCGGACCCTCACAGACCCAGACAGCTGCGGTTGTGCAACTAGATTTACTTTCAAATTTTAGTAAAAATCTATCTTTGGAAAGGGCTTCGAGCCTAGAAATAAACAGGCTCCCTGTTGttgagtaaaaaacaaagcaaccAACTAAATATCGCTATTACTTGAATATTTGGAATAGAAAGTGGACCCATCCGGAGGGATTTGTTGTTTGAGATTCAGCCAGCCACTAAAGCCTTCTCAAAACACCATGTCGTGTAATTAGTTTGACAGCGAGCATAAGAAAAACGACCCTCACTGCATGCCTCTTAGGGAATTAGAGCAACAGTATAACAACTTTGGACACACATTTTCACAGCCTGTCAGGAGTCGGTGTTCAGTTTTGAGATCTGAGTGCCTTGCCTGTGAGGAATGCGTTTTTCACAGCCTGGCATCCCTATGCATCACAAGGCCTGATCCCAGCTTTCAGTGGGTAATTAGTGGATCTGTATACATGTAAAAATGCAACTATTGCTCCTGCACCGGGCTTGTTTGTCTGCTGGCATGGGGCTGGGCCTTTTAAGCCCCTCTCCTATGTGGTGGCTGGTGTGGGAGAGACCACTAATGAGCACCATTTGGGCCATTCATTTACAACACATGCTGGTTAATAGCCCACGACAATAGTTTTACTGCTGCTAGGGCCGCTCTGTCTGAAGTGGCTCTCTAATAGAAACACTATACATCCTCCGTAGAACCGCAGCTGGAACATTCAGCTCAGTAAATGTCACTTttagagagaatgtgtgtgtatatatatatatatttaaaaaaattatagatatataaatagacACCCCGGTGTGTCAGGGGTAAGAGGTATGAACGCAGAGGACAAAAGGGAGAGTTTAGCACTAACAGTAAGGTCTAGGTGTGGTTAAGAACTAAAACGAGCCACCAAACATCATTGTGTGAACATGAGAGGTAGAGGTTAATCTCAATCTGTGAAGGAAAATCTGctcaattacattttaatgatttCTGGCCATTTTTGGTTTTGATGACTTAGCCTGAAGCGCCCGTGTTGAACCATAATCACTGACATCTTGACTCAGGCATTGAGCATTTGCCTCCAAAGGTAGGAACAAATTAAACAGACTACCTCACACCAAAGATGAAAGAAGGGGGAATTTTTACATCaccattttaaaaaagcaccCCATGTCCAGACTGCAGACAGTATCCAAAAAACATTTATCTCTCGTGGTGAAATGAAAGTATGTCTTTCAGAACAACACTTAAGTAAACTTTTTAGGGTACCTTAAGTACTTGCGGTACTTTTTACTCTACTACATTTATCTGACATCTATTACTATTCAGATATACTCCAAACATCAGTTTATAAAATAAGACAATGTTATTGGTAAAGATAACAATAAGTACTAAATAATAATATCCTCAAGATTATAAGATCATTATAATAAAAAGTACACCAATGCTTAGTTGCTAATGATCagtaataattcaattcaattcaattcagtttatttgtatagcccaatttcacaaattacaaatttgtctcggagtgctttacaatctgtacacatagacatccctgccccaaaacctcacatcggaccaggaaaaactcccaaataaccctccagggggaaaaaagggaagaaacctgcaggagagcaacagaggaggatccctctccaggatggacagatgcaatagatgtcatgtgtacagaaggacagatttagagttaaaatacattcaatgaatatgacagagtgtatgaatagttcatagtaggcatattccacgatggagacctccacgatccatcaggcagatggcggtggggaggaggagtgggcggaggctcaacagtgggcggagcctcaacaggacagtggcgcagtcaggagcaggaattccacgacccagacctcgatgatccatcaggcagataggatctatgccgtctcatagggtccgatgaccccatgagacgtgaagtcaaaaggactccggggagaaagcagagttagtaacgtgtgattgagagatgaaaattcatccttaaggagagaaaaaagaggagataggtactcagtgcatcctaaaatgtcccccggcagctataagcctatagcagcatatcaaggggctggaccagggcaaacctgattcagccctaactataagctctgtcaaagaggaaggtcttaagtctacttttaaacgaggtgactgtgtctgcctcccggactgaaattggaagctggttccataaaagaggagcttgataactaaaggctcccatattataattaaaaataacacaACCTTTCTATATGGGTACTTTTACTTTGATGCTTTTAAGTA
It contains:
- the LOC130196357 gene encoding golgin subfamily A member 7-like isoform X5, with translation MRQQAAIAAKVFIQRDYTNGTVCQFQTKFPFELESRIDKQQFEETVQTLNNLYAEAEKLGSQSYIEGCLACLTAYIIFLCMETHYEKVLKKIAKYIQEQNDKIYAPRGLLLTDPVERGLRVVSYQKVWKYFVLFTQLGLFSSNRNC
- the LOC130196357 gene encoding golgin subfamily A member 7-like isoform X4, encoding MAETHSLHDMRQQAAIAAKVFIQRDYTNGTVCQFQTKFPFELESRIDKQQFEETVQTLNNLYAEAEKLGSQSYIEGCLACLTAYIIFLCMETHYEKVLKKIAKYIQEQNDKIYAPRGLLLTDPVERGLRVVSYQKVWKYFVLFTQLGLFSSNRNC
- the LOC130196357 gene encoding golgin subfamily A member 7-like isoform X2, encoding MGDSYLFVETPTLCGDQLTAAGVLTHSLHDMRQQAAIAAKVFIQRDYTNGTVCQFQTKFPFELESRIDKQQFEETVQTLNNLYAEAEKLGSQSYIEGCLACLTAYIIFLCMETHYEKVLKKIAKYIQEQNDKIYAPRGLLLTDPVERGFCRVGSRLDYFSDTVGLLC
- the LOC130196357 gene encoding golgin subfamily A member 7-like isoform X1, which translates into the protein MGDSYLFVETPTLCGDQLTAAGVLTHSLHDMRQQAAIAAKVFIQRDYTNGTVCQFQTKFPFELESRIDKQQFEETVQTLNNLYAEAEKLGSQSYIEGCLACLTAYIIFLCMETHYEKVLKKIAKYIQEQNDKIYAPRGLLLTDPVERGLRVVSYQKVWKYFVLFTQLGLFSSNRNC
- the LOC130196357 gene encoding golgin subfamily A member 7-like isoform X3, whose translation is MGDSYLFVETPTLCGDQLTAAGVLTHSLHDMRQQAAIAAKVFIQRDYTNGTVCQFQTKFPFELESRIDKQQFEETVQTLNNLYAEAEKLGSQSYIEGCLACLTAYIIFLCMETHYEKVLKKIAKYIQEQNDKIYAPRGLLLTDPVERGLRVIEVTIFEERGQTR